A region from the Triticum aestivum cultivar Chinese Spring chromosome 3D, IWGSC CS RefSeq v2.1, whole genome shotgun sequence genome encodes:
- the LOC123075601 gene encoding uncharacterized protein, whose protein sequence is MAKHTTLLLMAIVNILLTATAATLAKAPAPAANKPTAYEMLGRYGFPPGILPEGVLDYELRPDGSFEVHFSDECKLRVDGQYDIHYNTRVAGNIKNDTLGGLEGIKVKVFIAWVSIKEVDRDGDELRLHAGMISKSFPVGDFSSSPKCN, encoded by the coding sequence ATGGCGAagcatactaccctcctcctcatGGCAATAGTAAACATCCTTCTCACTGCCACCGCCGCCACCCTGGCCAAGGCCCCCGCCCCCGCAGCCAACAAGCCGACGGCGTACGAAATGCTAGGGAGATATGGCTTCCCGCCGGGCATCCTCCCGGAGGGAGTGCTTGACTACGAGCTCCGACCAGACGGCTCCTTTGAGGTACACTTCTCCGATGAATGCAAACTTCGTGTTGACGGCCAGTACGACATCCACTACAACACTCGGGTCGCTGGGAACATAAAAAATGACACGCTCGGCGGCCTCGAAGGCATTAAGGTGAAGGTCTTTATTGCGTGGGTCAGTATAAAGGAGGTTGACCGCGATGGGGATGAGCTTAGGCTGCACGCCGGGATGATATCCAAGTCATTCCCGGTCGGCGATTTCTCCTCTAGCCCTAAGTGTAACTGA